ACTTTCATTGGTTGTCAGGATAGAAACGAAAGCAAACTACGCAGTCATCCTTGGTTAGGTATTTGCAAGAAGCTGGCGAATTTTGACGATTTCTTCAGTTAGAATTTGAGCAGCAGTTTCGATATCGGCATCGGTCGTAAATTTACCAATCCCAATGCGCAAGGCTCCATCAATACAATTTTCTGGTAAACCAATAGCGCGTAAGACGTGGGATGGGGTTTCTACGCCAGAAGAACAAGCGGCACCAGTGGAAATTGCCAAGCGATCGCATATCCTAGCAATTATATGGTCCAAATTGCTATGAATGCAATTGATATATTCATCATATATATGATAGAGGGAAGATACAGTCATACCAAATCCGATGTGTACAAATCACAAAAATTTTGTAGGGGCAATTTGCGAATCGACTTACAGAGGAGATTTCAATGGATAAAATAGTGAGTCTGTTTAACATTGCGATTGTATTTTTCCATATTCTCTAATCTGGTAAAAACGCTCTTTCTTGGCTAGTAAAGAGTTTACCGGCAATATCAGCAATATGGGTATTTTTTTGCTTCATATAGTCCAACCAATGCCAAGATGCCCAGCTTTTAACGCTCGTATAGTTATTTTCTAGATACAAACCCCATGCTGGATGAATAATAAGAGAGATACAATCTTTATATTCCCATGCTTTTACTTGGGTATGTTCGCTTGAACCGAAACAATAAAGTGGTTTTTGACTGTAAAATAAGTTAGCTGCGATCGCGGGAATGGCATACTCTAATTTGGTTCCTTTTCCTTTATCAATTTTTTCTGCTTTAATTTCGCTGTCTAAGAAAGGACTAAGCAAGCGAAACGGTACAAATCTGGTTAAACGCTTGACGATTTGGTCTAGATTGCACGTAGAAATTATTTGGCGTAGTTGTTCTTTATCTCTGTCATTAAAGGGGATAACTGCTTGGCTGCTGGGCACATTCAACGCATCCAAGCTAGATGTTATTTGGTCTTGCGTTCCAAAAGAAAGCTGAAAATATGTGTATGGATACCAGGCATTTGCCAGCATCTCTATGATGATTTCTCGAAAGGTAATTGGTGCTTCAACATCCAATTGCCTTCTTTTGAGGATATCTAGCAAAGATAAAAAGAATAAATATTTATAAGAGTTTGTGACTTTATCAAAGATTCTGGATAAAGCAGCAATATCAAGTTCTGGGGAATCGGGAAGATGCCAGCAATTGCCTATCATAATCGCTTTTTATTGACGACAGCGAGTATTTTACAATCGCAATAATCCATCGCTTTGCAAAACTTTATTTCTGAACACTTGCCAAAAAAAGCCAATACGTTATAATACAGAACGGAAAAAAGCCCGCTTGGTCTCCCAAGCGAGCAAACATGGTCTGTTGCGTGGTTTGGCTTAGAAAGTAGCTGGGAACCGTTTTTCTATCAACTGGCGGAGTTAAGCGGCTGCCGAGCTGACAGATTCAACGGGATATCCGGCTGCTTTCCAAGCTGCCAAACCGCCAAGAAGTTCCGATACGTTTTCGTAACCGGCAGAACGCAGTTGAGCTGCCACCGCTTCGGTTTCTTCGTCGGTTTCGCCGTAAATGTAAATATCGCGGTTGGTCTCTAAATTGGCGTTAGCGCGGGGAATCAGTTCGCTAGCGGGCATGGAAATGGCACCCATGATGTGACCTTGGTTGAAAGACTCTCGGTCGCGGGCATCGACAATCGTTAAAGCGGGTTCTCCCCAGTCGAGGCGGTCTTTGAGTTCGTAAGCACGAGACTGAGATTTCACGACCACAGGTTTGGGAATTAGATTATCAAAAAGGTTCATAGGGAAAACTCCGTAGCTAGGCGGGAATCGTTTCTTTTCAAAATGTAACAAAAATAGGCAGGAAATGCAAATTTTTATTGAGATAATGTTTACAAAACAACCTTTT
This window of the Geitlerinema sp. PCC 9228 genome carries:
- a CDS encoding rhodanese-like domain-containing protein — protein: MNLFDNLIPKPVVVKSQSRAYELKDRLDWGEPALTIVDARDRESFNQGHIMGAISMPASELIPRANANLETNRDIYIYGETDEETEAVAAQLRSAGYENVSELLGGLAAWKAAGYPVESVSSAAA